The Longimicrobiaceae bacterium sequence ACACCTCGGCTCCCCTCACCGCCGCGCCGGCCGCGGTCACCTGCCCGACGATGCTCCCCAGGCGGCCCTCTCCGGTCGCCAGGTCGATCGGCTCCCCGCCGCCGACGCGCAGGGCGTCACCCTCCCGCGAGAGGGCGCGGAGCACGGCGGCGCGCGGGTCCGCCGCGGCGATCCCCGCCCGCAGGATGCGCTGCGCGTCGTCGCGCAGCCGGGCCACGGGGCGGCTATCCATGGGCGCAGGAGGAAGCCGCGTGAGGGATGCGAGCCCGGAGGGGCGAGACCGGCGTAGCTTGCCGGGCTCGCCGCCGTTGAGCACGGTCGTATCGTGCTCTACGGCGCCGCAGCCCGGCCCCCGCCTCGCGGGGGACACGCCCGAACCCGGCTGTTCCACGTCCTGAAGACTCGCCCAAAGTCGTCACCTCCGGAGCGCCCGGTTCTTGCAGACACGGCTCGTGGACCCCACAGGAGGAACGATCATGCGACGCACGAGTCTTGGAGTGGCGGCGCTCGTGGGCGGAGCGCTGCTGGCCGGCTGCGAGGGGCGCAACGAGTTCCCGGACCAGCCCCTGGCGACCGGAGAGGGCCGCCTGGGGAGCATCGTCGGGCAGGTGACCGCGGCCGGCGCGGCGGTGAGGGGAGCCGAGGTGTCGGTCGCCAACGGGCCCTCGGCGTTCACCGACGCGGCGGGCCAGTACCGCATCGTCGGGTTGTCGCGCGGAGTCTACGCGGTCACGCTGGGGGCGCCGCCCGGGTTCGCCTTCGCCGTGGGCGACAGCGCCACCCGGGTCGCCAACGTGGTGCCCGGCAACCCGGTGATCCTCAACTGGCAGCTGGTCACGGGCGTCGGCGCCCGCTGAGCGGAGCCGGTCGGAAGGCGTCATGGACGGAGTCCCTCGACCGGGGTGAGCGGCGCGGCGCCCGTGAGCACCGCGTGCGCGTTGCGCGCGGCGAGCACGGCCATGCGGGTGCGGGTCCCGTGCGTCGCCGAGCCGACGTGCGGGAGGAGCACCACGTTCGGCAGCTCCAGGAGCGCGGGGTGCACCTGCGGCTCGCGCTCGTACACGTCGAGCCCCGCCCCGGCCAGCCGCCCCTCGCGCAGCGCCTCCGCCAGCGCGGCCTCGTCCACCAGGGGGCCGCGCGCCGTGTTCACCAGCCAGCTCTCGGGCTTCATCCGTCGTAGCGCCTCCGCGTCCACCACGTGGCGCGTCTCGGGGGTGAGGGGGGCGTGCAGCGTCAGCACGTCCGCGGTGGCGAGCAGGTCGTCCCACCCGGTCCACTCGGCGCGGAGGGCGCGCTCCTCCTCCTCCGGGAGCCGCGAGCGCGAGGCGTAGCGGACCCGCATCCGGAACCCCGCCGCGCGCCGCGCCACCGCCCGCCCGATCCGGCCCATCCCGAGGATCCCCAGCGTCCGCCCCTCCAGGTCGCCCCCGAGGTAGTCCCAGAACCCCCACCCCCGGAACTCCCCGGCCCGGAGCGACCGTTCGGCCTGGGGAAGCCGCCGCACCGTGGCCAGGATCAGCGCCCAGGTGAGGTCGGCCGTGGCCCCGGTGAGGACGTCCGGCGTGTGGGTCACCACAACGCCGCGCGCGCGGCAGGCGCCGAGGTCCACGTGGTCGTACCCCACCGTGGGGCAGGCCACCACGCGGAGGCGGGGCGCCCGCTCCAGCAGCGCCGCGTCCACCGGGACGGTGAGGAGGGGGATGAGCGCGGCGGCGTCGCCCAGCGCCTCCTCCCACCGCTCCGGGCCGCGCACCTCGCCGGCTCCGCGCAGCAGCGCCAGCGCCTCTTCCGGGAGCGGGAGGGTGGTGACCGTGGTCGCCACGGGCTAGGCGATCCGCTTCTCCCAGAGCGCCAGGCTG is a genomic window containing:
- a CDS encoding carboxypeptidase-like regulatory domain-containing protein gives rise to the protein MRRTSLGVAALVGGALLAGCEGRNEFPDQPLATGEGRLGSIVGQVTAAGAAVRGAEVSVANGPSAFTDAAGQYRIVGLSRGVYAVTLGAPPGFAFAVGDSATRVANVVPGNPVILNWQLVTGVGAR
- a CDS encoding D-glycerate dehydrogenase; the protein is MATTVTTLPLPEEALALLRGAGEVRGPERWEEALGDAAALIPLLTVPVDAALLERAPRLRVVACPTVGYDHVDLGACRARGVVVTHTPDVLTGATADLTWALILATVRRLPQAERSLRAGEFRGWGFWDYLGGDLEGRTLGILGMGRIGRAVARRAAGFRMRVRYASRSRLPEEEERALRAEWTGWDDLLATADVLTLHAPLTPETRHVVDAEALRRMKPESWLVNTARGPLVDEAALAEALREGRLAGAGLDVYEREPQVHPALLELPNVVLLPHVGSATHGTRTRMAVLAARNAHAVLTGAAPLTPVEGLRP